A part of Acipenser ruthenus chromosome 48, fAciRut3.2 maternal haplotype, whole genome shotgun sequence genomic DNA contains:
- the LOC117404852 gene encoding gastrula zinc finger protein XlCGF7.1-like has product MDFIPLKEEAPKLEAPVATGDTEFELLTVKPEDTNKIEVMISEETNLSVTSHRCPECGRAFTHSGHLKTHQRTHTGEKPYQCSECEKIFTQLGNLKEHWRIHTGETPYECPDCEKSFTHSRSLRTHRRTHTGEKPYPCSECEKSFGQLEHLQNHRRVHTGEKPFCCSECGKSFSQLQNLKTHQRTHTGGKPFQCSDCRKSFSQLENLKTHQRTHTGEKPFQCEQCGKSFTRAGTLTKHRRLHTGEKPYRCGHCGGRFTFNQLKAHRCQPETAFPIGT; this is encoded by the coding sequence ATGGATTTCATCCCGCTCAAAGAAGAGGCACCCAAATTGGAAGCCCCCGTCGCCACGGGCGACACCGAATTCGAACTCTTGACTGTTAAACCGGAAGACACCAACAAGATCGAGGTCATGATAAGCGAAGAAACTAACCTCTCTGTCACCTCCCACCGCTGCCCTGAATGTGGGCGGGCCTTCACTCACTCCGGGCACCTCAAAACACACCAGCGcactcacactggagagaaaccctATCAGTGCAGCGAATGCGAGAAGATTTTCACCCAGCTGGGCAACCTCAAAGAACACTGGAGAATTCACACTGGGGAAACCCCTTACGAGTGTCCAGACTGCGAGAAGAGCTTCACTCACTCCAGGAGCCTGAGAACCCACCGGcgcactcacacaggagagaaaccgtacccgTGCAGCGAGTGTGAGAAGAGCTTTGGACAACTGGAGCACCTCCAGAACCACCGCCGAGTCCACACCGGAGAGAAACCGTTCTGCTGCTCGGAGtgcgggaagagcttcagtcagctGCAGAATCTGAAGACGCATCAGCGCACTCACACAGGAGGGAAGCCGTTCCAGTGCAGCGATTGCAGAAAGAGCTTCAGTCAGCTGGAGAATCTGAAGACACATCAGcgcactcacacaggagagaagccgtttcagtgtgagcagtgtgggaagagtttcacacgAGCCGGGACCCTGACCAAGCACCGGAgacttcacacaggagagaagccgtatcgcTGCGGTCACTGTGGGGGCAGATTCACCTTCAACCAGCTCAAAGCTCATAGGTGCCAACCGGAAACTGCGTTTCCTATTGGCACctag